The following proteins are co-located in the Flammeovirga kamogawensis genome:
- the lysA gene encoding diaminopimelate decarboxylase — MELNNSEYSIQGVPVTDIANQFQTPVYVYDADKIVSQINLLRDSFNGVNLRIKYAMKSLSNLSILKLVKEHGVDLDAVSIQEVLLGLKAGFPAERILFTPNSVSFDEIQEAVALGVVINIDNIAILEQFGDTFQGSVPCAIRINPHITAGGNAKIQVGHIGSKFGVSIFQMSHVKKVVESHGINVVGLHMHSGSDILDSEVFLMAANVMFDCAKDFPNLQFIDLGSGFKVAYKEDDIVTNIPELGKKMSAAFQEFCKNYGRDLELWFEPGKFLVSESGHLLTKVNVLKHSPAAVFVGVDSGLNHLIRPMMYDAYHNIINISNASAPKRVYDVVGYICETDTFGYDRKLNEVRVGDILSLENAGAYSYSMSSNYNSRFRPAEVLVFNGKPHLIRERETLEDLTRGQVDIFANTPIVQEEVSTED; from the coding sequence ATGGAATTAAATAATTCAGAATATTCGATCCAGGGTGTACCTGTTACAGATATTGCAAATCAATTTCAAACACCTGTATATGTTTATGATGCAGATAAGATTGTGAGCCAAATTAATTTATTAAGAGACTCTTTTAACGGAGTTAATCTTAGAATTAAATATGCTATGAAATCACTATCTAATCTTAGTATTCTTAAACTTGTAAAAGAACATGGTGTAGATTTAGATGCTGTATCGATACAAGAAGTACTACTTGGACTAAAAGCTGGGTTTCCTGCAGAGAGAATCTTATTTACTCCTAACTCAGTTTCATTTGATGAAATACAAGAAGCTGTTGCTTTAGGTGTTGTTATTAATATTGATAACATTGCCATTTTAGAGCAGTTTGGAGATACTTTCCAAGGTTCTGTTCCTTGTGCTATTCGTATCAATCCGCATATTACAGCTGGTGGAAATGCTAAAATCCAAGTAGGTCATATTGGGTCTAAATTTGGTGTTTCAATTTTCCAAATGTCACATGTTAAGAAAGTGGTAGAAAGCCACGGTATTAACGTAGTTGGATTACACATGCATTCAGGTTCTGACATCTTAGACTCTGAAGTATTTTTAATGGCAGCAAACGTTATGTTTGATTGTGCGAAAGACTTCCCTAACCTCCAATTTATTGATTTAGGTTCTGGATTTAAAGTAGCATATAAAGAAGATGATATCGTTACAAACATTCCTGAATTAGGAAAAAAGATGTCGGCAGCTTTTCAAGAATTCTGTAAGAATTATGGCAGAGACTTAGAATTATGGTTTGAGCCTGGTAAATTCTTAGTTTCTGAAAGTGGTCATTTACTTACTAAAGTAAATGTCTTAAAACATAGCCCTGCAGCAGTTTTTGTTGGTGTAGATTCTGGTTTAAATCACCTGATTAGACCAATGATGTACGATGCTTACCACAACATCATTAATATTTCTAATGCATCTGCTCCTAAAAGAGTATATGATGTAGTTGGCTATATTTGTGAAACAGATACATTTGGTTACGATCGTAAATTAAATGAAGTACGCGTTGGCGATATCTTATCTTTAGAAAATGCAGGTGCATATTCTTACAGCATGAGTTCTAATTACAATTCTAGATTTAGACCTGCAGAAGTTTTAGTATTTAATGGTAAGCCACATTTAATTAGAGAAAGAGAAACTTTAGAAGACCTTACTCGTGGACAGGTAGATATTTTTGCAAATACTCCTATCGTTCAAGAAGAAGTATCTACTGAAGACTAA
- a CDS encoding serpin family protein, with protein sequence MRYLITVFFIITGTVFCSGQSGINKKPINDFSFSLLNSLSETENNGNIFISPISIYTSLSMITNGASYGTKSEMINYLGFENDELVLLNSYNLNLNKELKSNKETSSANALWYPKNLSVKTMFKKTLEGSYAAKIKGVDFNKPDKVEKSINNWVANETNDKITNIISDISKDDRMILVNTLYFNGIWQHQFDEKLTKDRDFVKEDGSVVKAAFISENNQLYKRVITTTIYAIDIPYKGGDFTMTLLMPFDKTVKMNDFVKTLSSEKLRSINEKMELKEVYLLFPKLKVDYEIDMVETLKNQGLSSPFNYSAQFENLFKQYDEDLHISKIAHKTFLDVNEMGTEAAAATAVSISRSSFNPEKKEFYFDRPFVLIIKNTKTSNIIFMGVIREPSY encoded by the coding sequence ATGAGGTACCTAATTACTGTTTTTTTTATTATTACTGGAACGGTTTTTTGCTCAGGGCAATCAGGCATTAATAAAAAGCCAATTAATGATTTTAGTTTTTCATTATTAAACTCATTATCAGAAACTGAAAATAATGGTAATATTTTTATATCACCAATAAGCATATATACTTCTTTAAGTATGATAACAAATGGTGCAAGCTATGGTACTAAATCAGAAATGATTAATTATTTAGGTTTTGAAAATGATGAACTTGTGTTACTAAATTCATATAACCTTAACTTAAATAAAGAACTGAAATCAAATAAAGAAACTTCTTCAGCAAATGCTTTATGGTATCCTAAGAACCTGTCGGTTAAAACGATGTTTAAGAAAACCCTTGAAGGAAGTTATGCAGCAAAAATTAAAGGAGTTGATTTTAACAAACCTGATAAAGTTGAAAAATCAATTAATAACTGGGTCGCAAACGAAACCAACGATAAAATTACGAATATAATTAGTGACATATCAAAAGATGATAGAATGATACTAGTTAATACTTTATATTTTAATGGTATTTGGCAACATCAATTTGATGAAAAACTAACTAAAGATAGAGATTTTGTTAAAGAGGATGGGAGTGTAGTAAAAGCAGCGTTTATCTCTGAAAATAATCAGCTTTATAAAAGAGTTATTACTACTACTATTTATGCAATTGATATACCTTATAAAGGAGGTGATTTTACGATGACGCTTTTAATGCCGTTTGATAAAACGGTTAAGATGAATGATTTTGTGAAAACTTTATCTTCAGAAAAGCTAAGAAGTATTAATGAAAAGATGGAATTAAAAGAAGTTTATCTTTTGTTCCCTAAATTAAAAGTTGATTACGAAATTGATATGGTAGAAACGCTTAAAAATCAAGGTTTATCCTCACCATTTAATTATTCGGCTCAATTTGAAAACCTATTTAAACAATATGATGAAGATTTACATATTTCTAAAATTGCTCATAAAACATTTTTAGATGTAAATGAGATGGGTACTGAAGCTGCAGCTGCTACAGCTGTAAGTATTAGTAGAAGTTCGTTTAATCCAGAAAAAAAAGAATTTTATTTTGATAGACCATTTGTATTGATAATTAAGAATACAAAAACGTCTAACATTATTTTTATGGGAGTAATTAGAGAACCTAGTTATTAA
- a CDS encoding tetratricopeptide repeat protein gives MIKYIIKFSALFLIIFLFSNSSFSQNVEQLKKEAKFTDNPELWYELGLIYQKGELEKVNLKKAAHYYEKAAIKGHVEASFQLANLKVAKNEYGSAIKLYTIAADGGSIESAYLLGKFYKEGSQVTKDVNLSIHYFLISWNAGYKDSKDQLDALDTKNYNKKESDILYQKYLAHNGSAKSEYDLGIAYKNGTDVKQDLEKSFNLFSNSAADNYGLAQYELGLFYKNGLLGRKDTQKAVEFFVKASNNGIQEAAKELEKMDVKTFIKDNDIEFIKYQAITNNNAVAQYELYKYYEAPVAGTQDMIKAVEFCQRSALQDYTPAMLALSDLYLKGDSLIKRNDASAFKWRRQAAFVGSDSAEYLLGNMYKQGIGVPKSDEKAVRWYLKAANHGIQSAADTLKTLNIDQYLNKSDLEYATFSANQGDIEAQMMLGRYYFKNDKAPAIVWLQKASLQNNAEAELLLGDIYKEGKCQTVANPSTAEMHYKKAIALGSQDAYLKMADLYTKDNVAGGVDGTSSTNEAMAYANTYMTQASYVNSENTNADPKAFLLMGDILNGQGKTVDAIKQYDLYIKSFDEVDGNHQEFITVMNKQAVAYAEIGEVNSALLQIEIALAKADDFSMLKDFKDNYSAIKGELFYTQGKLLFQQGDKYKACGVFQKVKALGIKLDSKYENLCSN, from the coding sequence ATGATCAAATACATTATAAAATTTTCAGCACTTTTTTTAATTATATTCCTTTTCTCAAATTCTTCATTTTCTCAAAATGTTGAACAATTAAAAAAAGAAGCAAAATTTACTGACAACCCAGAACTTTGGTATGAATTAGGACTCATTTACCAAAAAGGAGAACTCGAAAAAGTTAACTTAAAAAAGGCGGCTCATTATTATGAAAAAGCAGCTATAAAAGGGCATGTAGAAGCATCTTTCCAATTAGCAAATTTAAAAGTTGCTAAAAATGAATATGGTAGTGCAATTAAGTTATATACAATTGCAGCAGATGGTGGTTCAATTGAGTCGGCTTATTTATTAGGTAAATTCTACAAAGAAGGCTCACAGGTTACTAAAGACGTAAACTTATCAATTCATTATTTTTTAATATCATGGAATGCTGGTTATAAAGACTCAAAAGACCAACTAGACGCACTTGATACAAAAAATTATAATAAAAAAGAATCTGACATATTATATCAAAAATATTTAGCCCATAATGGGTCTGCTAAATCTGAATATGATTTAGGTATTGCATATAAAAATGGTACAGATGTAAAACAAGATTTAGAAAAAAGCTTTAATCTATTTTCTAATTCAGCAGCCGACAACTATGGCCTTGCTCAATATGAATTAGGACTTTTTTATAAAAATGGACTTTTAGGAAGAAAGGATACACAGAAAGCTGTTGAATTTTTTGTTAAAGCTTCTAATAATGGTATTCAAGAGGCGGCAAAAGAACTTGAGAAAATGGATGTAAAAACATTCATTAAAGACAATGACATTGAGTTCATTAAATATCAAGCAATTACAAATAACAATGCAGTTGCACAATATGAACTTTATAAGTATTACGAAGCACCTGTAGCTGGAACTCAGGACATGATTAAAGCAGTGGAATTTTGTCAACGATCTGCTTTACAAGATTACACACCAGCAATGTTAGCACTATCAGATTTATACTTAAAAGGAGATTCATTAATTAAAAGAAATGATGCTTCTGCCTTTAAATGGCGAAGACAAGCTGCTTTTGTTGGTTCTGATTCTGCAGAATATTTACTTGGCAATATGTACAAGCAAGGTATTGGTGTTCCTAAAAGTGATGAAAAGGCAGTTAGATGGTATCTTAAAGCAGCAAACCATGGCATTCAATCTGCTGCTGATACATTAAAGACATTAAATATTGATCAATACCTTAATAAATCTGATTTAGAATATGCTACATTCAGTGCTAACCAAGGTGATATTGAAGCTCAGATGATGCTTGGTAGATATTATTTTAAAAATGATAAAGCCCCTGCAATTGTTTGGTTACAAAAAGCAAGTTTACAAAATAATGCAGAAGCTGAATTATTATTAGGTGATATCTATAAAGAAGGGAAATGTCAAACTGTAGCCAATCCCTCTACAGCAGAAATGCATTATAAAAAAGCAATTGCTCTAGGAAGTCAAGATGCTTATTTAAAAATGGCTGATTTGTATACAAAAGACAATGTAGCTGGTGGTGTAGATGGAACATCTTCAACAAACGAAGCAATGGCATATGCAAATACCTATATGACTCAAGCCTCTTATGTCAATTCCGAAAATACAAATGCAGACCCTAAAGCATTCCTTCTAATGGGTGATATACTTAACGGGCAAGGAAAAACTGTAGATGCAATTAAACAATACGACCTGTATATTAAATCATTTGACGAAGTTGATGGTAACCATCAAGAATTTATTACTGTAATGAATAAACAAGCTGTTGCTTACGCAGAAATTGGTGAAGTAAATAGTGCATTATTACAGATTGAAATTGCTTTAGCAAAAGCTGATGACTTCTCAATGTTGAAAGATTTCAAGGATAATTATTCTGCTATTAAAGGTGAGTTATTTTACACTCAAGGTAAACTTTTATTCCAACAAGGTGACAAATACAAAGCTTGTGGAGTTTTTCAGAAAGTAAAAGCTTTGGGAATAAAATTAGATTCTAAGTATGAAAACTTATGTTCAAATTAA
- a CDS encoding DUF3575 domain-containing protein, translated as MTSTLRRLFTFFFLVILYQSNMVFGQDSLGTAFKKGRALLQLSSSTDAVNYYSGSQNLPLSTGLTGFDLKVDSHFFVRDNFSVGGRLELTRSLTEQLFQNESERFKLGIVFRRYLTKMSNGGIYPEVTLSYGRTYNSANINYQQLIINEEFTGNFFGGGIGVGFTYLVGQHFGIDVGLNYNLYLVDGNTTDLVANVSESTNFTEVKVSFRVGIVILLHKQSN; from the coding sequence ATGACATCTACTCTTCGACGTTTATTTACTTTCTTTTTTCTTGTAATTCTATATCAATCAAATATGGTATTTGGGCAAGACTCTCTTGGTACTGCTTTCAAAAAAGGACGTGCTTTATTGCAATTATCGTCATCTACTGATGCAGTTAATTATTACTCAGGATCACAGAACCTTCCATTATCTACCGGTTTAACAGGTTTTGATCTAAAAGTGGATAGTCATTTTTTTGTAAGAGATAATTTTAGTGTTGGTGGTAGATTGGAACTGACTAGGTCATTAACAGAGCAATTGTTTCAGAATGAAAGTGAAAGATTTAAACTAGGTATTGTTTTTAGAAGGTATTTAACCAAAATGTCTAATGGAGGAATTTACCCCGAAGTGACTTTATCTTATGGAAGGACTTATAATTCTGCAAATATTAATTATCAGCAACTCATTATAAATGAAGAATTCACGGGTAATTTTTTTGGAGGAGGTATTGGTGTAGGCTTTACTTACTTGGTTGGTCAGCATTTTGGAATTGATGTAGGCTTAAATTATAATTTATATTTAGTAGATGGTAACACAACAGATTTAGTTGCTAATGTTTCAGAGTCTACAAATTTTACAGAAGTAAAAGTTTCTTTTAGAGTTGGTATTGTTATTCTATTACATAAACAAAGTAATTAA
- a CDS encoding BamA/TamA family outer membrane protein, translating into MEKKYLLLAALLLFLVFEGMSQNKKDIYIKTDTLSLSKSTQIIGLPIVFYTPETNFGIGGGAQFFYLNKVNRFNLRKSSLMLDVIYTSEKQLIIDANPKLFFNDGDYYLDAAFKFKIFPNSFWGIGPNTQPESLERYNMQTVMIRGDFLKRLPKSSLNFGAQYRFQSDIMLEKQEGGILASDTIPGSEGAIMNGLGFVFNLDDRDNVFSPNKGNYFQINAWYASKVLGSTYSFNKYAIDLRKYFPINNYLIIAARAYIENSFGVVPFQHQAWLGGGDRMRGYFRGRYIDNHLYTLQSEARFKLHPRWRANVFASIGQVAPYIIDIFYGAKFSGGAGIRYKLLKKNETLLRLDFGMNKDLDTGIYFGVNEAF; encoded by the coding sequence ATGGAAAAGAAATATTTATTACTTGCAGCACTCTTGTTATTTTTAGTTTTTGAGGGGATGTCTCAGAATAAAAAAGACATATACATTAAGACAGATACTTTAAGTTTATCAAAATCTACCCAAATTATAGGCTTGCCAATTGTTTTTTATACTCCCGAAACTAATTTTGGAATAGGAGGTGGAGCCCAATTTTTTTACTTGAACAAAGTAAATAGATTTAACTTAAGGAAAAGCTCATTAATGCTCGATGTTATTTATACATCGGAAAAACAATTAATTATTGATGCTAATCCAAAACTGTTTTTTAATGATGGAGATTATTATCTAGATGCAGCTTTTAAGTTTAAAATTTTTCCTAACTCTTTTTGGGGAATTGGTCCTAACACTCAGCCAGAAAGTTTAGAAAGATATAATATGCAAACGGTAATGATTAGGGGAGACTTTCTTAAAAGGCTACCAAAGTCATCTTTGAATTTTGGTGCACAGTATAGGTTTCAATCAGATATAATGTTAGAAAAACAAGAAGGAGGAATATTAGCTTCAGATACAATACCAGGTAGTGAAGGTGCTATAATGAACGGTTTAGGATTTGTTTTTAATCTTGATGATAGAGATAATGTTTTTTCACCAAACAAAGGGAATTATTTCCAAATAAATGCATGGTATGCTAGTAAAGTACTAGGAAGTACATACTCATTCAATAAGTATGCAATTGATTTAAGGAAGTACTTTCCTATAAATAACTATCTTATAATAGCAGCGAGAGCATATATAGAAAATAGTTTTGGAGTTGTTCCCTTTCAACATCAAGCATGGCTTGGAGGTGGAGATAGAATGAGGGGGTATTTTAGGGGACGATATATTGATAACCACCTATATACATTACAAAGTGAAGCAAGGTTTAAACTACACCCTAGGTGGAGAGCTAATGTATTTGCCTCAATTGGGCAGGTAGCACCATATATTATTGATATTTTTTATGGTGCAAAATTTTCTGGTGGTGCTGGAATTAGATATAAATTACTTAAAAAAAATGAAACCTTGTTAAGATTAGATTTTGGCATGAATAAAGATTTAGATACAGGTATTTATTTTGGTGTTAACGAAGCCTTTTAA
- a CDS encoding DUF255 domain-containing protein, whose translation MRSLLSLLLLIPFYCQAQGIQFKNISIDEAEKIAQKEQKGIFISIGTSWCPNCNWMENEILDSKKVGNFINDNYVSLSIDAESKKGIKIVEQLQLHTYPAYIYLQNDGTPLHLTVGEMTEADFIKTSKQAENPHYQYFTLKKKIESSKSISTEDLAHYINTSYATNTNDSIQLQKFLNDITDEDIENKDIWSALKQATIHLGLHSEPTLYVIKHAKIIEDKYGVKEIIVTINNAAKVSMRPFVANRDVAGWQELMSFLEDKLGKQGETLNFAYNPTFYLNIKDYATAYNKMEQGVSTLSDRDKEVKGYLYRNWAFNVYQYYNDEEKLKAANNWIDSAIEIHENSMNLETKAGLLFKLKEYDSAKEYALKAIDLSKKEKVHALVAHTVLHELEEIN comes from the coding sequence ATGCGCTCACTATTATCACTCCTACTTTTAATACCATTTTATTGTCAAGCTCAAGGCATTCAGTTTAAAAATATTTCTATTGATGAAGCTGAAAAAATTGCTCAAAAGGAACAAAAAGGAATCTTTATTTCAATAGGTACTTCGTGGTGCCCTAACTGCAATTGGATGGAAAATGAAATCCTTGATTCTAAAAAAGTTGGAAACTTTATTAATGATAATTATGTGAGTTTATCTATTGATGCTGAAAGTAAAAAAGGAATCAAAATTGTAGAACAATTACAATTACATACGTACCCTGCTTATATTTATTTACAAAATGATGGAACACCCTTACACCTAACTGTTGGAGAAATGACGGAGGCTGATTTCATAAAAACATCAAAACAAGCAGAAAACCCACATTATCAATATTTCACTTTAAAAAAGAAAATAGAATCTTCTAAGTCTATTAGTACAGAAGATCTTGCTCATTATATAAATACAAGCTATGCTACTAATACAAATGATAGTATACAACTTCAAAAATTCCTTAATGATATAACAGATGAAGACATTGAAAATAAAGACATATGGAGTGCTCTTAAACAAGCTACAATCCATTTAGGACTACATTCGGAACCAACATTATACGTAATTAAACATGCTAAAATTATTGAAGATAAATATGGTGTTAAAGAAATAATTGTCACTATAAATAATGCAGCAAAAGTATCAATGCGTCCTTTTGTTGCAAATAGAGACGTTGCAGGTTGGCAAGAATTAATGTCTTTCTTAGAAGATAAATTAGGCAAGCAAGGAGAAACTTTAAACTTTGCTTATAACCCTACCTTTTATTTGAATATCAAAGATTATGCAACAGCATATAACAAAATGGAACAAGGTGTAAGTACTTTATCTGACAGAGATAAAGAAGTAAAGGGCTATTTATACCGAAATTGGGCGTTTAATGTTTATCAGTATTATAACGATGAGGAAAAATTAAAAGCTGCAAATAATTGGATTGATTCTGCTATAGAAATACATGAAAATTCTATGAACCTTGAAACCAAAGCTGGTTTATTATTTAAATTAAAAGAATATGATTCAGCTAAAGAATATGCCTTAAAAGCTATTGATTTAAGTAAAAAAGAAAAAGTCCATGCACTTGTTGCACATACTGTTTTACATGAATTAGAAGAAATAAATTAA
- a CDS encoding type I restriction enzyme HsdR N-terminal domain-containing protein, whose amino-acid sequence MKWLSKGKRDGVIQLSKNKDEVTYLPHKKTRSLYNPEEQVQLATYLSLIYDYGYPAEYVRVCVPVKMGSSTKEADIITYTDEDGLDPFMIVECKKKGVPASVFHGAIDQGFSYASATLAKFVWTTDGDRNIYHEVIPHKIGERKANKMYTPPPFKGSDGFLFKFKRSAYKILTSPLKFIKSIFKIPSVQNALIYMILLSCTFAMLSILAVEHINQIIEYTKVLWDEFRMDFSWIYYAISFISLFFTVTLGSIVKAIPSIRKQGLTLKQVLFLCLFLFLPVYLVGDLYTLSWWNWKHFKTMPYKEWIFAEPQLVIFPIQLFLFATILALAPNKRKRKRISRKKY is encoded by the coding sequence ATGAAGTGGTTATCTAAAGGAAAACGTGATGGCGTAATTCAATTAAGTAAGAATAAAGATGAAGTAACATATTTACCTCATAAGAAAACACGTTCATTATATAACCCTGAAGAACAAGTACAATTAGCTACTTATTTATCTCTCATCTACGATTACGGTTATCCTGCTGAATATGTTCGTGTATGTGTTCCTGTAAAGATGGGATCTTCTACAAAAGAAGCTGATATCATAACTTATACAGATGAGGATGGTTTAGATCCTTTCATGATAGTTGAATGCAAAAAAAAAGGAGTACCAGCATCTGTTTTTCATGGAGCAATAGACCAGGGATTTTCCTATGCAAGTGCAACTTTAGCAAAGTTTGTTTGGACTACTGACGGGGATAGAAATATTTATCACGAAGTTATTCCTCATAAAATTGGCGAAAGAAAAGCGAATAAAATGTATACACCTCCACCATTTAAAGGAAGTGATGGCTTTTTATTTAAATTTAAAAGGAGTGCTTACAAAATCTTGACTTCACCTTTAAAGTTTATAAAATCAATTTTTAAAATACCATCTGTACAAAATGCATTAATATATATGATTTTATTATCATGTACTTTCGCTATGTTAAGCATTTTAGCAGTTGAACACATAAACCAAATAATTGAGTATACCAAAGTACTTTGGGATGAATTTAGAATGGATTTCTCATGGATTTACTATGCAATCTCATTTATTTCTTTGTTTTTTACTGTAACCTTAGGCTCAATAGTAAAAGCTATTCCTAGTATTCGAAAACAAGGACTAACTCTTAAACAAGTTCTATTCTTGTGCTTATTTTTATTCCTTCCTGTTTATCTAGTAGGCGATTTATACACCTTAAGTTGGTGGAATTGGAAGCATTTTAAAACAATGCCATATAAAGAATGGATTTTTGCAGAACCTCAATTAGTCATCTTCCCTATACAACTGTTTTTATTTGCAACCATTTTGGCATTAGCTCCAAATAAGAGAAAAAGAAAACGCATTAGTCGTAAAAAGTATTAG
- the hemE gene encoding uroporphyrinogen decarboxylase, whose product MNDLILRTARGEKTERTPVWLMRQAGRILPEYRAVRSSVSGFVELCQTPELAAEVTIQPVDLLGVDAAIIFSDILVIPEAMGLPYEMVEKRGPYFPNVVETEKDLQKIRVADVESDLGYVLEAIKITKKELNGRVPLIGFAGAPFTIFSYMIEGQGSKTFSKAKKMFYTQPEFSHKLLQMITDSTIAYLKAQIAAGADMIQIFDSWAGILSPEQFNVFALPYINQICDAITEVPKTVFAKGAYFAREEIGKSNCNTIGLDWNMDIAESRKFANGKVLQGNLDPCALYGSNADIEKATKEMLDKFGPDKHIANLGHGVYPDIDPEKVKVFINTVKEYSEKMR is encoded by the coding sequence ATGAACGATTTAATTCTACGTACTGCTAGAGGAGAAAAAACAGAAAGAACTCCTGTATGGTTAATGAGACAAGCTGGACGTATTTTACCAGAATATAGAGCTGTAAGAAGCAGTGTTTCAGGTTTTGTTGAGCTGTGTCAAACTCCAGAATTAGCCGCTGAAGTAACAATTCAGCCTGTAGATTTACTTGGTGTTGATGCTGCGATTATCTTCTCAGATATTTTAGTAATTCCAGAAGCAATGGGATTACCTTATGAAATGGTTGAGAAACGTGGTCCTTACTTTCCTAATGTTGTTGAAACTGAAAAAGATCTTCAAAAAATACGCGTTGCTGATGTAGAATCAGACTTAGGTTACGTATTAGAAGCAATTAAGATTACAAAGAAAGAATTAAACGGTAGAGTACCATTAATTGGTTTTGCTGGTGCTCCTTTCACTATTTTTTCTTATATGATAGAAGGACAAGGTTCTAAAACATTCTCTAAAGCAAAGAAAATGTTCTACACACAACCTGAATTCTCTCATAAATTATTACAAATGATTACAGACAGCACAATTGCTTATTTAAAAGCACAAATTGCTGCTGGTGCAGATATGATTCAAATCTTTGACTCATGGGCTGGAATTTTATCTCCTGAACAATTTAATGTTTTTGCTTTACCATATATCAATCAAATCTGTGATGCAATAACAGAGGTTCCTAAAACAGTTTTTGCTAAAGGAGCATATTTTGCTAGAGAAGAAATTGGAAAAAGCAATTGCAATACAATCGGGTTAGATTGGAATATGGATATTGCTGAATCTAGAAAATTTGCTAATGGTAAAGTCCTTCAAGGTAATTTAGACCCTTGTGCACTTTATGGCTCTAATGCTGATATTGAAAAAGCAACGAAAGAGATGTTAGATAAATTTGGACCAGACAAACATATCGCCAATTTAGGACACGGTGTTTATCCAGACATTGACCCTGAAAAAGTAAAAGTATTTATTAATACTGTTAAAGAATACTCTGAAAAGATGAGATAA